The Methanoculleus caldifontis genome includes the window AGTCCCCTGTGAAGCCCGGGCTGCTATTATGGGACTGAATAATGACCTGCGGTGGGCTGTGTATACCGCCCTGGTGCTTGGGGGCCGGAAGTACTTCAACGAGATCAAAGGCGAGTTCAAGGCGAACCCAAACACCATCGGTCCGGTCCTGAAGGATCTCGTTGACAGCGGGCTGGTTGCCAGAAAGATCGCGAAGTTCGAGGACTTTACTGATAAGCGGAAGGTATTTTACGAGCCGACCGGTCTGGGGCTTCGGCTGTTTGAGGTATTGAGCGATGTCGCCATTCCGGGGGGGCGGACGTCTCGGGAGCCGCGGGCAGGGGTTACGCCGGCATCAGCCTCGGGCGCAGACGCAGGAAGGGACACAGGAACCGAGGACAGATACGCGAGGCGACCAGATACGCCGGCCTTGAGATATGCTGCAGACGTGTGCAGGCGGTGGAAACCGGCGAGAGAGATCCGGAACAGATCCGCCCGGAAGAGGGCGGCAAAACAACCCGGGCTGGTCTGATCGGGTGGTTACAGGCCCCCTTCTTTCTCTCGGGCAAGGACACGCCCCTGGAGGGCGTCATGGGTCTGGAAATCCCCCTGTTCCTGTAGCCGGTTCGTCTCCTTCGCACGCGAGGAGACCTGTCTTTTATCCTTCGCCTGGATCAGCAGTCCGATAATGTCGGGGAAGGCTGCACTTAGTACCCGAACCGGCGATCGTAGCCGGTATGGTCTGGCCACTCGATGATGACCGCTCGCGGCCTTCATCTGATCCGCAGATCCTCACGGGCCTGGTACCACCGGACAAGGTCGGGATCATGGATCCAGCAGACCTTCCCCTGTGCGTCGATAGCGATTTTATTTGATTCCTGGAGGTATTCAACGATTGTCTTGAACGTCTGGTACATGACCTTCCGCGGCAGGCGTTCCCAGAGTGCCCGGCGGCGGTATTCGCCGCTGTGCTCCCGGAGGAAGTCCTCGACCATTCGGATCGTGTCGAGTGTGGGGGAATGGGCGGATCCGGCGCTTGCAGACATGATCTCAGGGTTGTTGTATGAAGATATATGACAAACGGATCCGGCCGCGGCCATGGTTCTCTTGCGGGTCGTCACCCTCCTGGTGCTGCTTTCGGGTTCATGGGCGATCGGATGTGCCTGTCGCCGTGCTCAGGTTTATACCCATCGGGGAGGCGACGAAACAGGTTTCCGCGACCGTCACCGCCTGCCACCTTCGAAGATTTAGCCGATAAGCGGAAGTTGTTTTACGAGCCGACCGGCTTGGGGTTGAGGCAATTCGAGGTGCTGAATAACGTTGTCACTCTGCAAGACCGACCCATCAGGAACCTCGCGCCAAGGATGCGGCGATGTTAGCAGCACCGGCACTTGGCACAGAGATAAGTACAGACACACGAACTGGCGGGAAGTGTGTGAGGCAATCGAAGACAAAGACTTCGAGAAATGCTGTAAATCTGTTCAGACCTTGGAAAAGATCGAGATCTATGCGAGACAGGGTGCCTGCAGGAAGAATGCACACTGACGAAAAGCGGCGGATGTGGTCGGTGCGGCTGACCAGCGAGAGGTGA containing:
- a CDS encoding MarR family winged helix-turn-helix transcriptional regulator, encoding MEPAVVEKYLSEVPCEARAAIMGLNNDLRWAVYTALVLGGRKYFNEIKGEFKANPNTIGPVLKDLVDSGLVARKIAKFEDFTDKRKVFYEPTGLGLRLFEVLSDVAIPGGRTSREPRAGVTPASASGADAGRDTGTEDRYARRPDTPALRYAADVCRRWKPAREIRNRSARKRAAKQPGLV